TGACCCCAACCGCTGATGTAAATCGGAGGTTCTACTTGACAATTGCATAAAAATAGCGCATTCTTCGCATATGATTATAGAACGCACTCTCAAGAAAGAATTGCTGGAAGCAGCAGAAGAGTATCCTGTGGTAACAATACTGGGTCCTCGTCAATCCGGGAAAACAACTTTAGTAAGAGCCACTTTCCCCGGCAAATCCTACCGGTCACTTGAATCACCTGATGTCCGGCAAAGAGCGCTTGGAGATCCTCGCAGTTTTCTTAACGAGCTTGCTGGAGGAGCAATCCTTGATGAGATTCAAAGAGTTCCTGAACTTCTTTCATACATACAGGGAATCGTTGACAACAGCTCCGATACAGGACAATTCATTTTAACGGGCAGTCATCAGCCAATGCTGCATCAGGCAGTTAGTCAATCGCTGGCTGGTAGAACTGCTATTCTTAACCTCATGCAATTTTCACTAAAAGAGCTTACTTTCTATAAAAAAGAATGGAATGCATTTGAGCTTTGCTGCATGGGCTTTTTCCCTGGACTTCATGATAAAAATCTTTCCCCGGGAAGATTTTTCTCAAGCTACATACAAACCTATGTTGAAAGAGATGTCAGATCTCTGATGAACATCAAAAATATTACAAACTTCCATTCCTTTCTGCGCCTGCTTGCGGGCAGAGTAGGACAACTTATAAATCTTTCAAACATCAGTAACGATACCGGTGTATCCTCTACTACAGTAAGATCATGGATAGATATCCTGAAAGCCTCATTCATGGTTATAGAATTATCTTCGTACCATGAGAATATCAGAAAAAGAGTAGTTCGATCTCCAAAAATCTATTTTACAGATACCGGCCTGTTGTGCTATCTCCTGGGTATAGACAACTCTGCTCAACTGAAACGCGACCCTCTGAGGGGAAATATTTACGAGAATCTTGTGATTATGGAAGTTTTGAAGACCAGACTCAATACGGGACAAAGACCTGATCTGTACTTTTACAGAGATTCAAACGGCAAAGAAGTTGATCTGCTGATACCCGATGGAAGATCAATCCAGCCGATAGAGATAAAATCCTCATCAACCTTTACTCCAGACTTTATAAAAGGAATTTCTTCGCTGAGAAAAGTACTGGGAAATCGATGCAACGATGGAATAGTTTTTTACAATGGAGAAGAAGAATTCTCATTTGAAAGCACAAAGATAACAAACCCCTTAAGATATCCAGATGCTTTATCTGTCCTGACCCCCACAAAACCGTAAGGGGCTGCTCAATACAAGCTTGCATTTCGGGCGGTTCAAGATAACCCTTGATCGAGGATACTCCTTCTGCGATGTCGATCTCGATATCAGATATCTTCTTTCAGTGCTGGGCACCAACGAATGATACATCACAGATTGTCTGAATGTCGGACGAGTACTGCAATGTCCAGGAACTGCCGCCGTTCGAAGTCGCTACAATGCAGCCTCCGGTAGCATTCATACTCTGCGCCGCTATCCAGGAGTACGTCTGATTCAGTGAACAGCACCCCAGAAGAAGTTCAGCAGTGGGAACATCCTGCTTTGTCCAGGTGGTTCCTCCATCTTCAGTGATGTAAGCTTTCCCGTAGTCCATTCCTACCAGCGTCCATCCGGAAGGAAGCGCCACTATCCCGTTGGCGTCATCAGATTGAGTTGTTCTGGGAAGCGAATCGGGCACGCAGAGTTCCCAGTTCTGCCCTCCATCAGTTGTTTTTGCGACGGTATGGCCATGGCCTACCGTCCATGCTGTGTCCGCGTTGACAGCACTCACACTTATGAGTGGAAAAGAATCAAGCAGAAACGCATTGCCCTGACTCTCCCATTGCATTCCTCCATCAGTGGTATGGAGGATTATTCCGTCTGCTCCGTCACCTCCGACAACCCATAAACAACCTGGGTCTATTGCATATACATCATCGTACGTGAAAGTATCGTAAGCTGCATCGGATATTGAAATCCAGCTGTTACCTCCATCGTTCGTATACAGGATGGCGTTATTACCACCAGCAACCAGTGCTGATTCAGTACTGAAAGCGTATACCGCGTTCAGACTTGTATTAAGGATAGCTGCTGATGAACCGATTCTCGTCCAGGTCGCGCCGCCATCGAGCGTTCGGAGAACGGTTGCATAACCTCCATCCGGTCCGCTTACTACCCATGCGCAGAGTGAATCCACAGCGAAAACCGCTTCCAGCTGCATCTCGGGAATTGCAGATGATTCCTGCCGGTTCCAGTTGTTTCCGCCATCAGTAGTATGAAGGATGAGCCCGGGTCCCTGATATACCGAACCAACAGCCCAGCCGACCATCGAACTGCCCGGTGACGGTCCCAACCCTCCATCCCCGCAGGAAACCGCAAGAATACTTAATAGTAACACCGGAATAAAGCAAATCCTGCACATTATGAAATCCTTCCGTTTGATTACCATGAATGTCTGCTTCTTCTACTCGAACTAATACTCTCTTCCATGCAATTTAACCATACACTCTGGGCAGAGGCCGTGAGAGAATTTCGCGTCTGAGTGATCGGAGATATAAGACTCGATCTGCTGCCAGTAACCGTCATCATTTTAACGTCCGCAAGTGCATCACGAAGCCGATCGTTCATACTTGAAAGCTCAACATTCCTCAAACGATATATCTCGGCTTCCTTCTCCAGCTCAATGATTTCCTAATTCGGCATACAGCAACTCCTGAATAAACCTATCAGACAAATCGTCTCAACAGCATAATATCCGCTTATGCAAATGGTGTCAATTCAATTCTCAGTTAGAACGTGATCATACACTGCTAATATTCCGAACACCGGCAAGGCTTTCAGATTTTTCTTGACAGCAGAAGCGTGTTTTCCCTGTACCCCGGGTTTTTCTCTGCGACCCGGTTAAATCTCCTGGAACGGTTCATCCGCTAAACACAGAGTGATTTTGGGTCAGCCATACCTATTCATCCTTGACATTCTACAGTATTTATACAGTATGACCCTTGACATTCTACATCCAGTATAGCAATAATGTCATCAACCCAGGAGGTTATTATGAAAAGAATGCTTGAAAAACAGTTGCTTGAATGGAAAGAATCAAAACGCCGGAAACCGCTAATTCTGCGTGGTG
The sequence above is drawn from the Candidatus Aegiribacteria sp. genome and encodes:
- a CDS encoding ATP-binding protein — encoded protein: MIERTLKKELLEAAEEYPVVTILGPRQSGKTTLVRATFPGKSYRSLESPDVRQRALGDPRSFLNELAGGAILDEIQRVPELLSYIQGIVDNSSDTGQFILTGSHQPMLHQAVSQSLAGRTAILNLMQFSLKELTFYKKEWNAFELCCMGFFPGLHDKNLSPGRFFSSYIQTYVERDVRSLMNIKNITNFHSFLRLLAGRVGQLINLSNISNDTGVSSTTVRSWIDILKASFMVIELSSYHENIRKRVVRSPKIYFTDTGLLCYLLGIDNSAQLKRDPLRGNIYENLVIMEVLKTRLNTGQRPDLYFYRDSNGKEVDLLIPDGRSIQPIEIKSSSTFTPDFIKGISSLRKVLGNRCNDGIVFYNGEEEFSFESTKITNPLRYPDALSVLTPTKP